The proteins below come from a single Natranaerofaba carboxydovora genomic window:
- a CDS encoding DUF2399 domain-containing protein, whose translation MYKILDKLVTDFSKKIKPGTKKTKLDIYELENGLVKKLGKKDFNILGGYAKFAESVEVLIEQNKLQPVKKSGSNGKNPALYNKYWLLINQELRKQVKKELLLFQHLDNASFFYETYPEKFQEDKEYLVLLNDFLKNDQASNKRITLNQRSYQIFKDEKFLQDKDRGKPYLLKLIKNPREKLNYYEENDPVYLFPLTSKLNKLSSVLIVENKNVFRSLHEDTDFRKTLIKDFSIYGLGCGYGRKITGNFDFIKEIPFIDKATTRIYYIGDLDPEGISIAVYIIKEYPEYDIKPMTSLYERMIKKEPDPPYLKEDQSCSKEQLAYFLGFFDVDLRKKIRQVIEEGKYIPEEVLCL comes from the coding sequence ATGTACAAAATTCTTGATAAACTTGTCACCGATTTTTCAAAAAAAATCAAGCCTGGTACTAAAAAAACAAAATTAGATATATATGAATTAGAAAATGGATTAGTTAAAAAACTAGGAAAAAAAGATTTCAATATTTTGGGTGGATATGCCAAATTTGCAGAATCTGTAGAGGTATTGATTGAACAGAATAAATTACAGCCAGTTAAAAAAAGTGGTTCTAACGGCAAAAACCCAGCTTTATATAATAAATATTGGCTACTAATCAATCAGGAACTAAGAAAGCAAGTTAAAAAAGAGCTTTTGTTATTTCAGCACTTAGACAACGCTTCTTTTTTCTATGAAACATACCCGGAAAAATTTCAGGAAGATAAGGAATATCTAGTATTGCTAAACGATTTTCTTAAAAACGATCAAGCTTCTAATAAGAGAATTACTTTAAACCAGCGTTCATATCAAATTTTTAAAGACGAGAAATTTTTGCAAGACAAGGATAGGGGTAAGCCGTATTTACTCAAATTAATCAAAAATCCAAGAGAAAAACTTAATTACTACGAAGAAAACGACCCTGTTTATCTTTTTCCGCTAACAAGCAAGCTGAATAAACTTTCTTCTGTATTAATAGTTGAAAATAAAAATGTTTTTAGAAGCTTACATGAAGACACTGATTTTAGAAAAACTTTAATTAAAGATTTTTCTATATACGGTCTAGGGTGTGGATACGGCAGAAAGATAACAGGCAATTTTGATTTTATTAAAGAGATCCCCTTTATAGATAAAGCTACTACAAGAATTTATTATATCGGCGACCTTGATCCCGAAGGTATCTCAATTGCAGTATACATAATAAAAGAATATCCCGAATACGATATTAAACCTATGACGTCCTTATATGAACGGATGATAAAAAAAGAGCCTGATCCACCTTATCTTAAAGAAGATCAAAGTTGTAGTAAAGAACAGCTAGCTTATTTTCTAGGTTTTTTTGACGTAGATTTAAGAAAAAAAATAAGACAAGTTATAGAAGAGGGTAAATATATCCCGGAAGAAGTTTTGTGTCTCTAA
- a CDS encoding stalk domain-containing protein, with the protein MKNKSIILISVLVLFAFTSIAFAEGLANQENMTEEMQERRDERLAQIEEFRQNQEIAQQRDGLPLEDKIFVRGQQVSFDVPPMIEEDRTLIPLRAVSEALDADVEWIDEERKVVIERDDKLIEMIAGEEEVEVDGDIYEIEVPSKIVEERTMVPLRFVSEILGDSVDYHEETGEIDIALNMPDSPADVVNDFWELYKDGELDDAKKKVVDDRVSEIIGMDVDMDGMEETEEAIDERLKIEATGYEIQNDTAIVDILLTKPDLKEAVERYYDEATLELWEMYEEGANDAEIEGRADELLTEILEDVDLISYDEKIELHKVDGEWKIYEFIFENFQERWSEAEEDLEEAQ; encoded by the coding sequence GTATTATTTGCATTTACCAGTATAGCTTTTGCAGAAGGCCTTGCTAATCAGGAAAACATGACAGAAGAGATGCAGGAAAGGAGGGATGAGAGACTAGCACAAATTGAAGAATTTAGACAAAACCAAGAAATTGCACAACAAAGAGATGGCCTGCCTTTAGAAGACAAAATCTTTGTCAGAGGGCAACAGGTAAGCTTTGACGTGCCGCCAATGATAGAAGAAGATAGAACCCTTATACCTCTCAGGGCTGTAAGCGAAGCATTAGACGCAGATGTAGAATGGATCGATGAAGAGAGAAAAGTTGTTATTGAAAGAGACGACAAACTTATTGAGATGATAGCAGGCGAAGAAGAAGTAGAGGTGGATGGAGATATTTATGAGATTGAAGTGCCATCTAAGATTGTAGAAGAAAGAACAATGGTCCCCCTTAGGTTTGTAAGTGAAATCCTTGGAGACAGTGTAGATTATCATGAAGAAACCGGTGAAATAGATATAGCCTTAAATATGCCAGATAGCCCGGCAGATGTTGTGAATGATTTTTGGGAACTATATAAAGATGGTGAACTAGATGATGCAAAAAAGAAAGTAGTTGATGATAGAGTTAGTGAGATAATCGGCATGGATGTGGATATGGATGGTATGGAAGAAACAGAAGAAGCTATAGACGAAAGGCTTAAAATCGAAGCTACTGGCTATGAGATTCAAAATGATACCGCTATAGTAGATATCCTACTTACTAAACCAGACCTAAAAGAAGCCGTAGAAAGATATTATGACGAAGCTACTCTGGAACTGTGGGAAATGTATGAAGAGGGTGCAAATGATGCTGAAATTGAAGGAAGAGCAGATGAACTATTAACAGAGATCCTCGAGGATGTAGATTTAATCAGTTATGATGAAAAAATAGAACTGCACAAAGTTGATGGAGAGTGGAAGATTTATGAATTTATATTTGAAAATTTCCAAGAAAGATGGAGTGAAGCAGAAGAAGATTTAGAAGAAGCTCAGTAA
- a CDS encoding stalk domain-containing protein encodes MECQQVVVRSDTSPADSYYEYYVYENIELAPQLDGIKEEGDTLEEKDSGSNDEDKNNYEGKGELQAEGEEKDQRDADIEKELKKEGLIDEDNGDEDKDVEGKEIESKEKEELVHDIFKDVDIMMIIDSYDALIHGEEKKIEVAPTIREEDSRTFLPFRIIGEILDVEVDWNDRLKAVEAEYEGIEVLFFVDEVTAYVDGKPQGLDAKPYIDQDYDRIMVPLRFFAEAFGAEVEWYEDDRIITLML; translated from the coding sequence TTGGAGTGTCAACAGGTAGTAGTAAGAAGTGATACCTCACCCGCTGATAGCTATTATGAGTACTATGTTTATGAGAACATTGAATTAGCTCCACAACTAGATGGTATTAAAGAGGAAGGCGATACTCTAGAAGAAAAAGATAGCGGATCAAATGATGAAGATAAAAATAATTATGAAGGAAAAGGAGAACTACAAGCAGAAGGAGAAGAAAAAGATCAGAGGGATGCTGACATAGAAAAAGAATTAAAAAAGGAAGGGCTAATAGACGAAGACAATGGTGACGAAGATAAGGATGTTGAAGGTAAGGAAATTGAAAGTAAGGAAAAAGAAGAACTAGTTCACGATATATTTAAAGATGTAGATATTATGATGATTATTGATTCTTATGATGCGCTAATCCACGGTGAAGAAAAAAAGATAGAAGTAGCGCCTACAATTAGAGAAGAAGATAGCAGGACTTTTCTTCCATTTAGGATAATAGGTGAAATCCTTGATGTTGAGGTAGATTGGAATGATAGACTTAAAGCTGTGGAAGCGGAGTATGAAGGTATTGAAGTTTTATTTTTTGTCGATGAGGTAACTGCCTATGTAGATGGTAAGCCACAAGGACTTGACGCAAAACCATATATTGATCAAGATTATGATAGGATAATGGTACCTTTAAGATTTTTTGCAGAAGCCTTCGGGGCAGAAGTGGAGTGGTATGAGGATGACAGGATTATAACTTTAATGCTTTAA
- the tnpB gene encoding IS66 family insertion sequence element accessory protein TnpB (TnpB, as the term is used for proteins encoded by IS66 family insertion elements, is considered an accessory protein, since TnpC, encoded by a neighboring gene, is a DDE family transposase.), which yields MLNEATIERVYLARGKTDLRKSIDGLAVIVKESFDLDPFSPCLFVFCNRKKDKLKILHWSNNGFWLYYKRLEEGKFKWPDEGSPVPMKITYRQLRWLLDGLSLDQGDAHKEVKARTIL from the coding sequence ATGTTAAATGAAGCTACCATAGAACGAGTTTACCTGGCAAGGGGCAAAACGGATCTTAGAAAATCAATTGATGGCTTAGCAGTAATTGTAAAAGAATCCTTTGATTTAGATCCCTTCTCTCCCTGCCTTTTTGTCTTTTGCAACAGGAAAAAAGATAAATTAAAAATACTCCACTGGTCAAACAACGGTTTTTGGCTATATTATAAGCGTTTAGAAGAAGGCAAGTTTAAATGGCCAGATGAAGGTTCTCCTGTTCCTATGAAAATAACCTACCGCCAGCTACGCTGGCTGTTGGATGGCCTCTCCCTTGATCAGGGTGATGCCCATAAAGAAGTAAAGGCAAGAACAATATTATAA
- a CDS encoding DUF6063 family protein, giving the protein METENIHLNRENLADAMEVVRVLIEKGEISSNNSLYEKYMDRYVKEIVDTMGEQWGFEVVKSENRKKIYFSAAYDNILWGYTNERLRSKLKVKNNEELYCHLFALLCMIAQFFTESLDYDLTYLKVEEWEQYVTDKAKAIEETSSAEEDSDDLEIRFSEAAKYWLELPDIKERAVAHQQTDARVGILIRLARVLQEEQLLKLEDNRHIYLTDKFESLLKNHFGMAGRKEEIIGYIRNIDDMEGINSA; this is encoded by the coding sequence TTGGAAACTGAAAATATCCATTTAAACAGAGAAAATCTAGCAGACGCTATGGAAGTTGTTAGGGTTCTTATTGAAAAAGGTGAGATAAGTAGCAACAATAGTTTGTATGAAAAATACATGGATAGGTATGTTAAAGAAATAGTAGATACAATGGGAGAGCAGTGGGGTTTTGAAGTCGTAAAAAGTGAGAACCGTAAAAAAATCTACTTTTCTGCAGCTTATGACAATATTTTATGGGGATATACTAACGAAAGGCTTCGTTCTAAACTTAAAGTTAAAAACAATGAAGAGCTATATTGTCATCTGTTTGCTCTACTATGCATGATTGCTCAGTTTTTCACCGAATCTTTGGATTATGATCTTACTTATTTAAAGGTGGAAGAATGGGAGCAGTATGTAACCGATAAAGCAAAGGCTATAGAGGAAACCTCAAGTGCAGAAGAAGACTCTGACGATTTAGAAATTAGATTTAGTGAAGCGGCAAAATACTGGTTGGAACTTCCAGATATAAAGGAAAGGGCTGTGGCACATCAACAAACTGATGCTAGGGTCGGTATATTAATCAGGTTGGCAAGAGTGCTTCAAGAAGAGCAATTGTTAAAACTAGAGGATAACAGACACATCTATTTAACCGACAAATTCGAGTCTTTACTTAAAAATCATTTTGGTATGGCAGGTAGAAAAGAAGAGATCATCGGTTATATTAGGAATATTGATGATATGGAGGGAATAAACAGTGCCTAA
- the tnpC gene encoding IS66 family transposase — MENKSETINQLKNRCDQLERQNADLKEQNDWLKEQFRLKQKKQFGSSSEATPPDQLQFFNEAEKESDSNSKEPELEEITYKRRKSKGHREDQLDGLPEETIEHRLSPEEQVCSCCGDELHEMSTEERKELKIIPAKASVVKHVRYVYACRRCDKEGTENSIITASMPNPVLPGSVASSSAVAHIMNQKYVDALPLYRQEQQLSRLGIKLSRQTMANWMIECSNRWLTPLYNRLHELLVEKDILHADESNLQVLREDGRSAKNKSFLWLYRTGREDEPIILYDYRTTRASKHPRKFLADFEGFLQVDGYSGYNDLSDISLVGCLAHARRKFDEALKALPKDQQNAQVSAKKGLEFCNQLFAIEHDLRDKTPEERHKIRHERSLPVLEEFYAWLKEQKPKVLPKSAFGKAINYCLNQWPKLVKFLEDGRLELDNNRAERSIKPFVVGRKNWLFANTPKGAKASATIYSIVETAKENGLKPFEYLKFLFENLPNIDLQDQEAIDELLPWSDAIPSECKIQK, encoded by the coding sequence ATGGAAAATAAATCAGAAACCATTAACCAATTAAAAAATAGATGTGACCAACTGGAACGCCAAAATGCTGATTTAAAAGAACAAAACGACTGGCTAAAGGAACAGTTTCGTCTTAAGCAAAAAAAGCAGTTTGGAAGTTCTAGTGAAGCCACCCCTCCAGATCAGCTGCAGTTCTTTAACGAAGCTGAAAAAGAATCTGATTCTAATTCTAAAGAACCCGAACTGGAGGAAATTACATACAAGCGCCGTAAAAGTAAAGGGCACCGTGAAGACCAGCTTGACGGTTTGCCTGAAGAGACTATCGAGCACCGCCTTTCCCCCGAGGAGCAGGTGTGTTCCTGCTGTGGTGACGAGCTTCATGAAATGAGTACAGAAGAGAGAAAAGAACTAAAGATCATTCCTGCTAAGGCAAGCGTAGTTAAACATGTACGCTATGTTTATGCTTGTCGCCGCTGTGATAAGGAAGGCACTGAGAACTCCATAATTACAGCTTCCATGCCTAACCCGGTTTTACCCGGCAGTGTAGCATCCTCTTCTGCCGTAGCTCATATCATGAACCAAAAATACGTAGATGCTCTGCCCCTTTATCGTCAGGAACAACAGTTATCTCGTTTGGGTATAAAACTGTCAAGACAGACTATGGCTAACTGGATGATAGAATGCTCAAATCGCTGGCTCACTCCTTTATACAATAGATTACATGAACTATTAGTTGAAAAAGACATTTTGCATGCTGATGAGAGCAATCTTCAGGTACTTCGTGAAGATGGTAGGTCTGCAAAGAATAAATCATTTCTTTGGCTTTACCGTACCGGACGAGAAGATGAACCAATAATACTTTATGACTACAGAACCACCAGGGCAAGTAAGCACCCCCGAAAGTTCTTGGCTGATTTTGAAGGATTCTTACAGGTTGATGGCTACTCAGGGTACAATGATTTATCTGATATCAGCCTTGTTGGGTGTTTAGCTCACGCTAGGCGTAAATTTGATGAAGCATTAAAAGCGCTCCCAAAAGACCAACAAAATGCTCAAGTAAGTGCTAAGAAAGGACTGGAGTTTTGCAACCAACTCTTTGCCATAGAACATGACCTTCGGGATAAAACGCCCGAAGAGCGTCACAAAATTCGGCACGAGCGTAGTTTGCCGGTATTAGAAGAGTTCTACGCATGGCTTAAAGAACAAAAACCTAAAGTTCTTCCTAAAAGTGCCTTTGGTAAGGCTATCAACTACTGTTTAAATCAGTGGCCTAAACTTGTGAAGTTTTTAGAAGATGGTCGCTTAGAGTTAGATAACAACAGAGCTGAGCGTTCCATCAAGCCTTTTGTAGTGGGTCGAAAAAACTGGTTGTTTGCCAATACTCCTAAGGGTGCTAAGGCCAGTGCTACAATTTACAGTATTGTAGAAACAGCCAAAGAAAACGGTTTGAAACCATTTGAATACCTCAAATTCCTGTTTGAAAACCTTCCTAATATTGATCTTCAAGACCAAGAAGCTATTGATGAGTTACTACCATGGTCTGATGCTATCCCTTCAGAGTGTAAAATCCAAAAGTAA
- the tnpA gene encoding IS66 family insertion sequence element accessory protein TnpA: MAKTNEQLRAEWKERVSAFRASGQTAKDWAKANGVKLNRLRYWCRKYKEDAPSKETKWSPVEVDYSDESNITVKVGKASIEVKPGYDKSLLKDLVNTLSGLC, from the coding sequence ATGGCAAAAACAAATGAACAGTTAAGAGCTGAGTGGAAAGAGAGAGTCTCAGCATTTCGGGCCAGCGGCCAAACAGCAAAAGATTGGGCCAAGGCTAATGGTGTTAAACTCAATCGATTACGCTACTGGTGTAGAAAATACAAAGAAGATGCTCCTTCCAAAGAAACTAAATGGTCACCAGTAGAAGTAGACTATTCAGATGAAAGTAATATTACAGTAAAAGTAGGTAAAGCCTCAATAGAAGTAAAACCTGGCTATGATAAAAGTCTTTTAAAAGACTTAGTTAATACATTGTCTGGACTATGTTAA
- a CDS encoding RNA-guided endonuclease InsQ/TnpB family protein, with amino-acid sequence MEKTAKIKLLPTKEQEEHLIDISKEYIKTVNTLVSKMVQAKKSLKLSSKDVQVSMPSAVKNQAIRDAKSVYRRSKKLKRVPILKKPLCIWNNQNYKIKENTIEFPVFINTKSKRIAIKAVLTEYQNELLKNKLGTMRITKKSNKWIAQICVKVPDPKPKETDIIMGVDLGLKSPAVVVTSTGKTKFTGNGRQNKYIRRKFKTKRRELGKAKKLNAIKNLNDKEQRWMKDQDHKISRKVVDFAIDNKVSIIRLEKLSNIRTTARTSRKNEKNLHAWSFYRLASYIEYKAKLAGILVEYVNPKYTSQTCPVCEVLNQAKDRKYQCTCGFSSHRDRVAGMNIIHAPVIDGAA; translated from the coding sequence ATGGAAAAAACAGCGAAGATCAAACTACTACCAACAAAAGAACAAGAAGAACACCTAATTGATATATCAAAAGAATACATAAAAACCGTCAACACCCTGGTATCTAAAATGGTACAAGCTAAAAAATCATTAAAACTATCATCAAAAGATGTACAAGTTTCAATGCCAAGTGCTGTCAAAAATCAAGCAATCCGTGATGCAAAAAGTGTTTATCGTAGATCCAAAAAATTAAAAAGAGTCCCTATTCTAAAAAAGCCTCTCTGTATATGGAACAATCAAAACTACAAAATCAAAGAAAATACCATAGAATTTCCAGTATTTATCAACACTAAATCAAAGCGTATAGCCATAAAAGCCGTATTAACCGAATATCAAAACGAGCTACTTAAAAACAAACTGGGTACAATGCGCATCACAAAGAAATCAAACAAATGGATCGCTCAAATTTGTGTAAAAGTACCAGACCCTAAACCTAAAGAAACAGATATAATAATGGGCGTAGACTTAGGCCTAAAATCTCCAGCAGTCGTAGTAACAAGTACCGGAAAAACAAAATTCACCGGTAACGGCAGACAAAACAAATATATCCGCAGAAAATTCAAAACAAAACGACGTGAACTAGGAAAAGCAAAAAAATTAAATGCCATCAAAAACCTCAACGACAAAGAACAACGCTGGATGAAAGACCAAGACCATAAAATCAGCCGTAAAGTGGTTGACTTTGCAATAGATAATAAAGTTTCCATCATTAGATTAGAAAAACTATCTAATATCAGAACCACGGCAAGAACAAGCCGTAAAAACGAAAAGAACCTTCATGCATGGTCCTTCTATCGTCTAGCATCATACATTGAGTACAAAGCGAAATTAGCAGGCATATTAGTAGAATATGTAAACCCTAAATACACCAGTCAAACATGTCCTGTATGTGAAGTACTAAATCAAGCTAAAGATAGAAAATATCAATGCACCTGCGGTTTTAGTTCGCACAGAGACCGGGTAGCAGGGATGAATATCATTCATGCACCTGTGATAGATGGAGCAGCTTAA
- a CDS encoding DUF2281 domain-containing protein has product MVDKDQIIKEIEELPEDLTKKVLNYIKYLKKVDKSKESLDLVLVSESSLKKDWLKHEEEDVWSDL; this is encoded by the coding sequence ATGGTAGACAAAGATCAAATTATTAAAGAGATTGAAGAGTTACCAGAGGATTTAACAAAAAAAGTGCTTAACTATATTAAATATTTAAAAAAAGTTGATAAGAGCAAAGAAAGTTTAGATTTAGTATTAGTTAGTGAATCATCTCTCAAAAAAGATTGGCTAAAACATGAGGAGGAAGATGTGTGGAGCGACTTATAA
- a CDS encoding N-acetylmuramoyl-L-alanine amidase has translation MFSFGNESGNKVFGSENISIYVDDEIIQLPEEEQQPYIDEEDRTQVPVRFVSEALGGDVSWDGEKQKIEIERDDDLLVLHIGDNNYTLNGTEMEMDTAPTITDNDRTMVPLRFVSEGLGEDVDWNSEERSVYIETTEDNPGEEPDTDNPDEDESNDTDESDIDPEEISKEKALVTAGTLNVRDGPGTDNENFDQVHEGDVFEILERHTIEEDVDYKEWIMINITGDIDAGEDGGGDEVVEGWISTDFVKIIEPKSPEEDESGEPDETDEEEDSRPFRPVDPEPDDEPDDDVAGSPDDYSGAIGELTIGANSLNVRKGPGLEYPSITQVDEGESYEIFAKSKAGNHPEYDEWIKFKLDDGSIGWSAAEYIKETNYNNNLDEVNFIEYSENSRNTEIRLGPIKRTPINDFSMDNPDRFVFDLKDISLADNIEEEIAVNSNTVNKIRTGERSEDNSSRITLDLNKKEHYTIRWENSHLVIRTFEDGPLIDTKIIIDPGHGGSDTGARGSGGLAEKEVVLDVSLMVRDMLEELGADVRMTRETDKEVSLDSRVDFATENDGDVFVSVHANAHPSSSIKGTETFYSSNRNPMDFELAQNLQDSLLNNLGTINRGVKDRNFRVIRYATMPAALVEIAFLSNADEEELLKDDGFRKKSAEGIVQGLLNYHRNNDMTSR, from the coding sequence ATGTTTTCTTTCGGTAATGAAAGTGGGAATAAAGTTTTTGGCAGTGAAAATATAAGCATCTATGTGGATGATGAGATCATTCAACTGCCAGAGGAAGAACAACAGCCATATATTGATGAAGAAGACAGAACCCAGGTTCCAGTACGATTTGTAAGTGAAGCTCTTGGCGGAGATGTCAGCTGGGACGGGGAAAAGCAAAAAATAGAAATAGAAAGAGACGATGACCTATTAGTTCTCCACATAGGAGACAATAATTACACCCTAAACGGCACTGAGATGGAAATGGACACTGCACCAACTATAACTGATAATGATAGAACTATGGTGCCCCTAAGGTTTGTTAGTGAAGGGCTTGGAGAAGACGTAGACTGGAACAGCGAAGAACGCTCTGTCTACATAGAGACCACAGAAGATAATCCTGGAGAAGAGCCCGATACAGATAACCCAGATGAGGATGAGTCAAACGACACAGACGAAAGCGATATAGATCCTGAAGAAATCTCCAAGGAAAAAGCCCTTGTCACCGCAGGAACCTTGAATGTAAGAGACGGTCCTGGCACAGATAACGAAAACTTTGACCAGGTCCATGAAGGTGATGTATTCGAGATATTAGAGCGACACACCATCGAAGAAGATGTAGACTACAAGGAATGGATAATGATAAATATCACTGGGGACATTGATGCTGGCGAGGACGGCGGTGGCGATGAAGTTGTTGAAGGCTGGATAAGTACTGATTTCGTCAAAATAATCGAACCAAAATCACCTGAAGAAGATGAATCAGGTGAACCAGATGAAACAGATGAAGAAGAAGATAGTAGACCTTTTAGGCCCGTTGATCCAGAGCCGGATGATGAGCCTGATGACGATGTAGCAGGCTCCCCTGATGACTACAGCGGCGCTATTGGAGAGTTAACCATTGGAGCAAACAGCCTTAATGTCAGAAAGGGACCAGGTCTTGAGTACCCTAGTATCACCCAGGTAGACGAAGGTGAAAGCTACGAAATCTTTGCAAAATCAAAAGCAGGCAATCATCCAGAATATGATGAATGGATTAAATTCAAACTTGATGATGGCAGTATAGGTTGGAGCGCAGCAGAATATATAAAGGAGACAAACTATAACAACAACTTGGATGAAGTAAACTTCATTGAATACAGTGAAAACAGCCGCAACACCGAGATAAGGCTTGGCCCTATCAAAAGAACACCGATAAATGACTTTTCAATGGACAACCCTGATAGATTTGTATTTGATCTAAAAGACATTTCCCTTGCAGATAATATTGAAGAAGAAATAGCAGTAAACTCTAATACCGTTAACAAAATTAGAACCGGTGAAAGAAGCGAAGATAACTCTTCAAGAATAACCCTTGACCTAAACAAAAAAGAACACTATACAATAAGATGGGAGAACTCCCACCTTGTGATAAGGACATTTGAAGATGGACCTCTAATAGACACTAAAATCATCATTGATCCGGGTCATGGTGGAAGTGATACTGGTGCAAGAGGCAGCGGAGGTCTAGCCGAAAAAGAAGTAGTCCTAGATGTGTCTTTAATGGTAAGAGACATGCTAGAAGAACTTGGAGCAGATGTAAGAATGACCAGAGAAACAGATAAGGAAGTATCCTTAGATAGCAGAGTTGATTTTGCTACAGAGAATGACGGGGATGTATTCGTAAGCGTTCATGCTAACGCTCATCCAAGTAGCAGCATCAAGGGAACAGAAACTTTTTATTCATCAAACAGAAACCCAATGGACTTCGAACTAGCACAAAATCTACAAGACAGCCTATTAAATAATCTTGGCACAATTAACAGAGGTGTAAAAGATAGAAACTTCCGGGTAATAAGATACGCAACAATGCCAGCAGCTCTTGTAGAGATAGCCTTCTTATCAAACGCTGATGAAGAAGAACTTCTAAAAGACGACGGTTTTAGAAAAAAATCTGCTGAAGGAATAGTACAAGGACTGCTTAATTATCACAGAAATAACGATATGACTTCTCGGTGA